A genomic window from Sebastes fasciatus isolate fSebFas1 chromosome 7, fSebFas1.pri, whole genome shotgun sequence includes:
- the LOC141770909 gene encoding lysophosphatidic acid receptor 6-like, which produces MNNTMEDGFEPKLVYAVIHGCILALGLPLNAFSLWILLRHHGLKSPSAVFMVNLAISDLLLIISLPMRVYFYATGTWPLSKEACVWIILLYSNNIRSSAIFITFISVDRLLAVVYPLRSRHLRTASNAVKAAGLVWLFIVVMNIPERFEFSRFLKNLNGSTCFEYPRHPPRPLHDKIVMAYFQSALVLTLLAVNIVCTTLVSWTLRRHLNNSARVNNKVNVMLIFVMNLVTFTICFLPLSIGLLRFGTSTITPLVCLATVNCCLDPLLYYFSLDAFWKKKEDTDLPRE; this is translated from the coding sequence ATGAACAACACAATGGAAGATGGATTCGAGCCAAAGCTGGTTTATGCTGTGATCCATGGCTGTATTCTGGCACTGGGTCTGCCTCTCAATGCGTTTTCACTGTGGATTCTGCTGAGACACCACGGCCTCAAATCGCCCAGTGCCGTCTTCATGGTCAACCTGGCCatctctgacctgctgctcaTCATCTCCTTACCCATGAGGGTCTACTTTTACGCCACGGGCACCTGGCCACTGAGCAAAGAGGCATGCGTCTGGATAATATTGCTCTATTCCAACAACATCCGCTCCAGCGccatcttcatcaccttcatcagcgtggaccggctgctggctgtggttTATCCTCTGAGGTCGCGCCATCTTCGAACCGCTTCTAACGCCGTGAAAGCTGCTGGACTCGTTTGGCTGTTTATCGTGGTGATGAACATCCCAGAGAGATTTGAATTTTCAAGATTTTTAAAGAACCTCAATGGATCCACCTGTTTTGAATATCCCCGTCATCCTCCCCGTCCACTTCATGATAAAATAGTAATGGCTTATTTTCAGTCTGCGTTAGTGCTCACCTTGCTGGCAGTCAACATCGTGTGCACCACTTTGGTGTCTTGGACTCTACGCAGACATCTGAATAACTCTGCAAGGGTCAACAACAAAGTGAATGTCATGCTAATTTTTGTCATGAACTTGGTTACGTTCACCATATGTTTCTTGCCTTTGTCGATTGGTTTATTAAGATTTGGGACATCTACGATAACACCTTTAGTATGTCTTGCTACTGTGAACTGCTGTCTGGATCCACTGTTGTATTACTTCTCTCTGGATGCCTtctggaagaaaaaagaggataCAGATCTTCCAAGAGAATAG
- the LOC141770914 gene encoding lysophosphatidic acid receptor 6-like, with protein MNNTMEDGFEPKPVYAGIYGCILALGLPLNAFSLWILLRHHGLKSPSAVFMVNLAISDLLLVISLPMRVYFYATGTWPLSKEACIWIILLYCNNIRSSAIFITFISVDRLLAVVYPLRSRHLRTASNALKAVGLVWLFVVVMNIPERFEFSRFLENFNRSACFEYPHQSPPHRHIFAVTYFQSTLVLTMLAVNIVCTTLVSWTLRSHLNNSARVNNKVNVMLIFVMNLVIVTICFLPMSIGILGFGVPTRRALVCLATVNCCLDPLLYYFSLDAFWKKKEDTDLPRE; from the coding sequence ATGAACAACACAATGGAAGATGGATTCGAGCCAAAGCCGGTTTATGCTGGGATCTATGGCTGTATTCTGGCACTGGGTCTGCCTCTCAATGCGTTTTCACTGTGGATTCTGCTGAGACACCACGGCCTCAAATCGCCCAGTGCCGTCTTCATGGTCAACCTGGCCatctctgacctgctgctcGTCATCTCCTTACCCATGAGGGTCTACTTTTACGCCACGGGCACCTGGCCACTGAGCAAAGAGGCATGCATCTGGATAATATTGCTCTATTGCAACAACATCCGCTCCAGCGccatcttcatcaccttcatcagcgtggaccggctgctggctgtggttTATCCTCTGAGGTCGCGCCATCTTCGAACCGCTTCCAACGCCTTGAAAGCTGTTGGACTCGTTTGGCTGTTTGTGGTGGTGATGAACATCCCAGAGAGATTTGAATTTTCAAGATTTTTAGAGAACTTCAATAGATCCGCCTGTTTTGAATATCCCCATCAGAGTCCTCCGCATCGTCATATATTTGCTGTGACTTATTTTCAGTCTACGTTAGTGCTCACCATGCTGGCAGTCAACATCGTGTGCACCACTTTGGTGTCTTGGACTCTACGCAGTCATCTGAATAACTCTGCAAGGGTCAACAACAAAGTGAATGTCATGCTAATTTTTGTCATGAACTTGGTTATTGTTACCATATGTTTCTTGCCGATGTCGATTGGTATCTTAGGATTTGGGGTACCTACGCGTAGAGCTTTAGTATGTCTTGCTACTGTGAACTGCTGTCTGGATCCACTGTTGTATTACTTCTCTCTGGATGCCTtctggaagaaaaaagaggataCAGATCTTCCAAGAGAATAG
- the LOC141770907 gene encoding lysophosphatidic acid receptor 6-like: MNNTMEDGIKPQPVYAGIYGCILALGLPLNAVSLWILLRHHGLKSPSAVFMVNLAISDLLLIISLPMRVYFYATGTWPLSKVACVWITMLYCNNIRSSAIFITFISVDRLLAVVYPLRSRHLRTSSNALKAVGLVWVFIVVMNIPERVEFSRFLKNFNGSTCFEYPHHPPRPLHNKMVMAYFQSALVLTMLAINIVCTTLVSWTLRRHLNNSARVNNKVNVMLIFVMNLVTFTICFLPLSIGLLRFGTSTITPLVCLATVNCCLDPLLYYFSLDAFWKKKEDTDLPREQ; the protein is encoded by the coding sequence ATGAACAACACAATGGAAGATGGAATCAAGCCACAGCCGGTTTATGCTGGGATCTATGGCTGTATTCTGGCACTGGGTCTGCCTCTCAATGCGGTTTCACTGTGGATTCTGCTGAGACACCACGGCCTCAAATCGCCCAGTGCTGTCTTCATGGTCAACCTGGCCatctctgacctgctgctcaTCATCTCCTTACCCATGAGGGTCTACTTTTATGCCACGGGCACCTGGCCACTGAGCAAAGTGGCATGCGTCTGGATAACAATGCTCTATTGCAACAACATCCGCTCCAGCGCCATCTTCATCACTTTCATCAGCGtggaccggctgctggctgtggttTATCCTCTGAGGTCGCGCCATCTTCGAACCTCTTCTAACGCCTTGAAAGCTGTTGGACTCGTTTGGGTGTTTATCGTGGTGATGAACATCCCAGAGAGAGTTGAATTTTCAAGATTTTTAAAGAACTTCAATGGATCCACCTGTTTTGAATATCCCCATCATCCTCCCCGTCCACTTCATAATAAAATGGTAATGGCTTATTTTCAGTCTGCGTTAGTGCTCACCATGCTGGCAATCAACATCGTGTGCACCACTTTGGTGTCTTGGACTCTACGCAGACATCTGAATAACTCTGCAAGGGTCAACAACAAAGTGAATGTCATGCTAATTTTTGTCATGAACTTGGTTACGTTCACCATATGTTTCTTGCCTTTGTCGATTGGTTTATTAAGATTTGGGACATCTACGATAACACCTTTAGTATGTCTTGCTACTGTGAACTGCTGTCTGGATCCACTGTTGTATTACTTCTCTCTGGATGCCTtctggaagaaaaaagaggataCAGATCTTCCAAGAGAACAGTAG
- the LOC141770910 gene encoding lysophosphatidic acid receptor 6-like codes for MNNTMEDGFEPKPVYAVIHGCFLALGLPLNAVSLWILLRHHGLKSPSAVFMVNLAISDLLLVISLPMRVYFYATGTWPLSKEACIWIILLYCNNIRSSVIFITFISVDRLLAVVYPLRSRHLRTASNALKAVGLVWLFVVVMNIPETVEFSRFLENFNRSACFEYPRQSPPHRHIFAVTYFQSTLVLTMLAVNIVCTTLVSWTLRSHLNNSARVNNKVNVMLIFVMNLVIVTICFLPMSIGILGFGVPTRRALVCLATVNCCLDPLLYYFSLDAFWKKKEDTDLPREQ; via the coding sequence ATGAACAACACAATGGAAGATGGATTCGAGCCAAAGCCGGTTTATGCTGTGATCCATGGCTGTTTTTTGGCACTGGGTCTGCCTCTCAATGCGGTTTCACTGTGGATTCTGCTGAGACACCACGGCCTCAAATCGCCCAGTGCCGTCTTCATGGTCAACCTGGCCatctctgacctgctgctcGTCATCTCCTTACCCATGAGGGTCTACTTTTACGCCACGGGCACCTGGCCACTGAGCAAAGAGGCATGCATCTGGATAATATTGCTCTATTGCAACAACATCCGCTCCAGCGtcatcttcatcaccttcatcagcgtggaccggctgctggctgtggttTATCCTCTGAGGTCGCGCCATCTTCGAACCGCTTCCAACGCCTTGAAAGCTGTTGGACTCGTTTGGCTGTTTGTGGTGGTGATGAACATCCCAGAGACAGTTGAATTTTCAAGATTTTTAGAGAACTTCAATAGATCCGCCTGTTTTGAATATCCCCGTCAGAGTCCTCCGCATCGTCATATATTTGCTGTGACTTATTTTCAGTCTACGTTAGTGCTCACCATGCTGGCAGTCAACATCGTGTGCACCACTTTGGTGTCTTGGACTCTACGCAGTCATCTGAATAACTCTGCAAGGGTCAACAACAAAGTGAATGTCATGCTAATTTTTGTCATGAACTTGGTTATTGTTACCATATGTTTCTTGCCGATGTCGATTGGTATCTTAGGATTTGGGGTACCTACGCGTAGAGCTTTAGTATGTCTTGCTACTGTGAACTGCTGTCTGGATCCACTGTTGTATTACTTCTCTCTGGATGCCTtctggaagaaaaaagaggataCAGATCTTCCAAGAGAACAGTAG
- the LOC141770908 gene encoding lysophosphatidic acid receptor 6-like, which produces MNNTMEDGFEPKPVYAGIYGCFLALGLPLNAVSLWILLRHHGLKSPSAVFMVNLAISDLLLIISLPMRVYFYATGTWPLSKEACIWITMLYHNNIRSSAIFITFISVDRLLAVVYPLRSRHLRTASNAVKAAGLVWLFIVVMNIPERFEFSRFLKNLNGSTCFEYPRHPPRPLHDKIVMAYFQSALVLTLLAVNIVCTTLVSWTLRRHLNNSARVNNKVNVMLIFVMNLVTFTICFLPLSIGLLRFGTSTITPLVCLATVNCCLDPLLYYFSLDAFWKKKEDTDLPRE; this is translated from the coding sequence ATGAACAACACAATGGAAGATGGATTCGAGCCAAAGCCGGTTTATGCTGGGATCTATGGCTGTTTTTTGGCACTGGGTCTGCCTCTCAATGCGGTTTCACTGTGGATTCTGCTGAGACACCACGGCCTCAAATCGCCCAGTGCCGTCTTCATGGTCAACCTGGCCatctctgacctgctgctcaTCATCTCCTTACCCATGAGGGTCTACTTTTACGCCACGGGCACCTGGCCACTGAGCAAAGAGGCATGCATCTGGATAACAATGCTCTATCACAACAACATCCGCTCCAGCGccatcttcatcaccttcatcagcgtggaccggctgctggctgtggttTATCCTCTGAGGTCGCGCCATCTTCGAACCGCTTCTAACGCCGTGAAAGCTGCTGGACTCGTTTGGCTGTTTATCGTGGTGATGAACATCCCAGAGAGATTTGAATTTTCAAGATTTTTAAAGAACCTCAATGGATCCACCTGTTTTGAATATCCCCGTCATCCTCCCCGTCCACTTCATGATAAAATAGTAATGGCTTATTTTCAGTCTGCGTTAGTGCTCACCTTGCTGGCAGTCAACATCGTGTGCACCACTTTGGTGTCTTGGACTCTACGCAGACATCTGAATAACTCTGCAAGGGTCAACAACAAAGTGAATGTCATGCTAATTTTTGTCATGAACTTGGTTACGTTCACCATATGTTTCTTGCCTTTGTCGATTGGTTTATTAAGATTTGGGACATCTACGATAACACCTTTAGTATGTCTTGCTACTGTGAACTGCTGTCTGGATCCACTGTTGTATTACTTCTCTCTGGATGCCTtctggaagaaaaaagaggataCAGATCTTCCAAGAGAATAG
- the LOC141770736 gene encoding lysophosphatidic acid receptor 6-like gives MNNTMEDGFEPKPVYAGIYGCILALGLPLNAVSLWILLRNHGLKSPSAVFMVNLAISDLLLIISLPMRVYFYATGTWPLGKEACIWITMLYHNNIRSSAIFITFISVDRLLAVVYPLRSRHLRTSSNALKAVGLVWVFIVVMNIPERVEFSRFLKNFNGSTCFEYPHHPPRPLHNKMVMAYFQSALVLTMLAINIVCTTLVSWTLRRHLNNSARVNNKVNVMLIFVMNLVTFTICFLPLSIGLLRFGTSTITPLVCLATVNCCLDPLLYYFSLDAFWKKKEDTDLPREQ, from the coding sequence ATGAACAACACAATGGAAGATGGATTCGAGCCAAAGCCGGTTTATGCTGGGATCTATGGCTGTATTCTGGCACTGGGTCTGCCTCTCAATGCGGTTTCACTGTGGATTCTGCTGAGAAACCACGGCCTCAAATCGCCCAGTGCTGTCTTCATGGTCAACCTGGCCatctctgacctgctgctcaTCATCTCCTTACCCATGAGGGTCTACTTTTATGCCACGGGCACCTGGCCACTGGGCAAAGAGGCATGCATCTGGATAACAATGCTCTATCACAACAACATCCGCTCCAGCGccatcttcatcaccttcatcagcgtggaccggctgctggctgtggttTATCCTCTGAGGTCGCGCCATCTTCGAACCTCTTCTAACGCCTTGAAAGCTGTTGGACTCGTTTGGGTGTTTATCGTGGTGATGAACATCCCAGAGAGAGTTGAATTTTCAAGATTTTTAAAGAACTTCAATGGATCCACCTGTTTTGAATATCCCCATCATCCTCCCCGTCCACTTCATAATAAAATGGTAATGGCTTATTTTCAGTCTGCGTTAGTGCTCACCATGCTGGCAATCAACATCGTGTGCACCACTTTGGTGTCTTGGACTCTACGCAGACATCTGAATAACTCTGCAAGGGTCAACAACAAAGTGAATGTCATGCTAATTTTTGTCATGAACTTGGTTACGTTCACCATATGTTTCTTGCCTTTGTCGATTGGTTTATTAAGATTTGGGACATCTACGATAACACCTTTAGTATGTCTTGCTACTGTGAACTGCTGTCTGGATCCACTGTTGTATTACTTCTCTCTGGATGCCTtctggaagaaaaaagaggataCAGACCTTCCAAGAGAACAGTAG
- the LOC141770906 gene encoding lysophosphatidic acid receptor 6-like — MNNTMEDGIKPQPVYAVIYGCILALGLPLNAVSLWILLRHHGLKSPSAVFMVNLAISDLLLIISLPMRVYFYATGTWPLSKEACVWIILLYCNNIRSSAIFITFISVDRLLAVVYPLRSRHLRTASNALKAVGLVWLFVVVMNIPERFEFSRLLENFNRSACFEYPRQSPPHRHIFAVTYFQSALVLTMLAVNIVCTTLVSWTLRSHLNNSARVNNKVNVMLIFVMNLVIVTICFLPMSIGILGFGVPTRRALVCLATVNCCLDPLLYYFSLDAFWKKKEDTDLPREQ, encoded by the coding sequence ATGAACAACACAATGGAAGATGGAATCAAGCCACAGCCGGTTTATGCTGTGATCTATGGCTGTATTCTGGCACTGGGTCTGCCTCTCAATGCGGTTTCACTGTGGATTCTGCTGAGACACCACGGCCTCAAATCGCCCAGTGCTGTCTTCATGGTCAACCTGGCCatctctgacctgctgctcaTCATCTCCTTACCCATGAGGGTCTACTTTTATGCCACGGGCACCTGGCCACTGAGCAAAGAGGCATGCGTCTGGATAATATTGCTCTATTGCAACAACATCCGCTCCAGCGccatcttcatcaccttcatcagcgtggaccggctgctggctgtggttTATCCTCTGAGGTCGCGCCATCTTCGAACCGCTTCCAACGCCTTGAAAGCTGTTGGACTCGTTTGGCTGTTTGTGGTGGTGATGAACATCCCAGAGAGATTTGAATTTTCAAGATTATTAGAGAACTTCAATAGATCCGCCTGTTTTGAATATCCCCGTCAGAGTCCTCCGCATCGTCATATATTTGCTGTGACTTATTTTCAGTCTGCGTTAGTGCTCACCATGCTGGCAGTCAACATCGTGTGCACCACTTTGGTGTCTTGGACTCTACGCAGTCATCTGAATAACTCTGCAAGGGTCAACAACAAAGTGAATGTCATGCTAATTTTTGTCATGAACTTGGTTATTGTTACCATATGTTTCTTGCCGATGTCGATTGGTATCTTAGGATTTGGGGTACCTACGCGTAGAGCTTTAGTATGTCTTGCTACTGTGAACTGCTGTCTGGATCCACTGTTGTATTACTTCTCTCTGGATGCCTtctggaagaaaaaagaggataCAGACCTTCCAAGAGAACAGTAG
- the LOC141770913 gene encoding uncharacterized protein LOC141770913: MPTTLSSTSAPTPPTTHPKHKTNNLTLSIDGTSVSPSPQARNLGVILDPTLSLEPHIRQLVKISFYHLRNIAKIRPSLTPPAAEKLIHTFISSRLDYCNSLLYGICTTSINKLQPVQNAAARLLTHTKSWHHITPVLKDLHWLPVSHRITYKILTLTYKALHQLAPPYLSDLLSRSLRSTSAGLLSTPKSNLRSFGDRAFSRAAPKLWNSLPQLIRQSDSLPLFKSRLKTHLFSSAYS; the protein is encoded by the exons ATGCCGACGACACTCAGCTCTACCTCAGCCCCAACACCCCCCACAACCCACCCTAAACA caaaaccaacaacctcacactcagcATCGATGGCACCtctgtttccccctccccccaggcaCGCAACCTTGGCGTGATTCTTGACCCCACCCTCTCCCTTGAGCCTCACATCCGCCAACTTGTCAAAATATCCTTCTACCACCTACGTAACATTGCAAAGATCCGACCCTCACTCACACCCCCCGCTGCCGAGAAGCTCATCCAcaccttcatctcctcccgccttGATTACTGCAACTCTCTACTCTACGGCATCTGCACCACCTCCATCAACAAACTCCAACCggtccagaatgcagctgcccgactcctcacccacaccaaatcCTGGCATCACATCACCCCAGTCCTCAaagacctccactggctccctgtctcccaccggatcacctacaaaatcctgaccctcacctacaaagccctccaccaacttgccCCCCCTTacctctctgacctcctctcccggtccctcagatccacctcagctggtctaCTTTCCACTCCCAAGTCCAAcctccgcagctttggggacagggcattctccagggcagctcccaagcttTGGAACTCCCTCCCACAACTCATTAGACAGTCTGATTCCCTCCCCCTATTCAAGTCCCGCCTCAAAACCCaccttttctcctctgcctaCTCCTAG